From the Spiribacter sp. 2438 genome, one window contains:
- a CDS encoding aminopeptidase P N-terminal domain-containing protein, producing MDNAELARRRDTLMRHIGENGVAVIAAAPERVRNRDVLHPYRQDSDFRYLTGFPEADAVAVLVPGRDQGEYILFCRERDPQRETWQGRTIGQDAAVSDYGADDAFPIADIDDILPGLLEGREQLYCPMGADPAFDQRLIAWVNALRARARAGVKAPLEYVSLEHVVHEMRLVKSRAEVACLREAARISAAAHRRLLEVIRPGLREYEIEAELLYDFRRHNGEPAYPVIAGSGANACVLHYTANDAELPADGLILIDAGIERAGYAADITRTLPVSGRFSDEQRVIYQLVLDAQTAALEQVRPGQHWNAAHEAATRVLVAGLVELGLLDGEVDALIEAGDYRRYFMHRTGHWLGMDVHDVGDYKVDGHWRELEPGMVLTVEPGLYIPPGSPVDPRWQGIGVRIEDNCLVTRDGHDNLTEAAPKTIADIEGAMAG from the coding sequence ATGGACAACGCCGAACTCGCCCGCCGCCGCGACACCCTGATGCGCCACATCGGTGAAAACGGCGTTGCCGTGATCGCCGCCGCCCCGGAGCGGGTGCGCAACCGGGATGTGCTGCATCCCTATCGTCAGGACAGCGACTTCCGCTACCTCACCGGCTTTCCCGAGGCGGACGCCGTGGCGGTGCTGGTGCCGGGCCGGGATCAGGGCGAATACATTCTGTTCTGCCGCGAGCGCGACCCTCAGCGTGAGACCTGGCAGGGCCGCACCATCGGTCAGGACGCCGCGGTCAGCGACTACGGCGCCGACGACGCCTTCCCCATCGCCGACATCGACGACATCCTCCCGGGCCTGCTGGAAGGGCGTGAGCAGCTCTACTGTCCCATGGGCGCCGACCCGGCCTTCGACCAGCGGTTGATCGCCTGGGTTAACGCCCTGCGTGCCCGGGCCCGGGCCGGGGTCAAGGCGCCGCTGGAATACGTCTCGCTGGAACACGTGGTCCACGAAATGCGGCTGGTGAAGTCCCGGGCCGAAGTGGCCTGCCTGCGCGAGGCCGCCCGCATCAGTGCCGCTGCCCACCGCCGGCTGCTGGAGGTGATCCGTCCCGGGCTCCGGGAATACGAAATCGAAGCCGAGCTGCTGTATGACTTTCGCCGCCACAACGGCGAGCCCGCCTACCCGGTGATCGCCGGCAGCGGCGCCAATGCCTGCGTGCTGCACTACACCGCCAACGACGCCGAACTGCCCGCCGATGGCCTAATCCTCATCGACGCCGGCATCGAACGGGCGGGCTACGCCGCCGACATCACCCGCACCCTGCCGGTGAGTGGCCGCTTCAGCGACGAGCAGCGCGTCATCTATCAGCTGGTGCTGGACGCCCAGACCGCCGCCCTCGAGCAGGTGCGCCCCGGCCAGCACTGGAATGCCGCCCACGAGGCCGCCACCCGGGTGCTGGTGGCCGGGCTGGTGGAACTGGGGCTGCTGGATGGCGAGGTGGACGCCCTCATCGAGGCCGGCGATTACCGCCGCTACTTCATGCACCGCACCGGCCACTGGCTGGGCATGGACGTCCACGACGTCGGCGACTACAAAGTCGACGGCCACTGGCGTGAGCTGGAACCCGGCATGGTGCTCACCGTCGAACCGGGTCTGTACATTCCGCCGGGCAGCCCGGTGGATCCACGCTGGCAGGGCATCGGCGTGCGCATCGAGGACAACTGCCTGGTCACCCGGGATGGCCACGACAACCTTACCGAGGCCGCCCCCAAAACCATCGCTGACATCGAAGGGGCGATGGCGGGCTGA
- a CDS encoding UPF0149 family protein, translating to MNDPERYTTVAAALTEVEAEVSAAEAHGMLCGLFCTPDEPEAARWMAQVLEGLSPKGEPARTVLEALTELYHDTRDRLQNDSLEFEPLLPDDDEPLERRATALGQWCEGFLFGLGIARGQAPSPLPREANEVVTDLTEIARIDTDTEGDEDSEIAYTELVEYLRAATLLVREHTALPSSTRPADGGTPPTDLLH from the coding sequence ATGAATGATCCCGAACGCTATACCACCGTGGCCGCCGCCCTCACCGAAGTCGAGGCCGAGGTTTCCGCCGCCGAGGCTCACGGCATGCTCTGCGGCCTGTTCTGCACCCCCGACGAGCCGGAGGCCGCCCGCTGGATGGCCCAGGTGCTGGAGGGGCTGTCCCCCAAGGGCGAGCCCGCCCGGACCGTGCTTGAGGCCCTCACCGAGCTCTATCACGACACCCGCGACCGGCTGCAGAACGACAGCCTGGAATTCGAGCCCCTGCTCCCCGATGACGACGAACCCCTGGAGCGCCGCGCCACCGCCCTGGGTCAGTGGTGCGAGGGGTTTCTGTTCGGACTGGGCATCGCCCGCGGCCAGGCGCCGTCGCCCCTGCCCCGCGAGGCCAACGAAGTGGTCACCGACCTCACCGAAATCGCCCGCATCGACACCGACACCGAGGGCGACGAGGACAGCGAAATCGCCTACACCGAGCTGGTGGAATACCTCCGCGCCGCCACTCTGCTGGTGCGCGAACACACCGCGCTGCCGTCCTCCACCCGGCCCGCCGATGGCGGCACGCCTCCCACCGATCTGCTGCACTGA
- a CDS encoding TIGR02449 family protein → MTDSVNEQVAQLEQRVERLMTLCERLREENRVLLRSQESLNAERAALLDRNETARARIEAMIGRLKSLEQG, encoded by the coding sequence GTGACTGATTCCGTTAATGAACAAGTGGCTCAACTGGAGCAGCGGGTGGAGCGGCTGATGACGCTGTGCGAGCGGCTGCGCGAAGAAAACCGGGTGTTGCTGCGCTCCCAGGAGTCATTGAACGCCGAGCGGGCGGCCCTGCTGGACCGCAATGAAACCGCCCGGGCGCGCATCGAAGCCATGATCGGGCGATTGAAGTCACTGGAGCAGGGCTGA
- a CDS encoding cell division protein ZapA encodes MSDPVKVRILDREFMVAAPPEERDSLLESARHLDERMREIRDAGKIVGMDRIAVMAALNLCHDLLEARRGAQVAEGLEERLQRLDRQIADYLDDVDVAAELKR; translated from the coding sequence ATGAGCGATCCCGTTAAAGTCCGCATTCTGGATCGTGAGTTCATGGTGGCCGCCCCGCCGGAAGAACGGGACAGCCTGCTGGAGTCGGCCCGCCACCTGGATGAGCGCATGCGCGAAATTCGGGACGCCGGCAAGATCGTCGGCATGGACCGGATTGCGGTCATGGCGGCGCTCAACCTGTGCCACGATCTGCTCGAGGCCCGCCGCGGCGCCCAGGTGGCGGAAGGCCTGGAAGAGCGGCTGCAGCGCCTGGATCGGCAGATCGCCGATTATCTGGATGACGTCGACGTCGCGGCCGAGCTGAAACGCTGA
- a CDS encoding 5-formyltetrahydrofolate cyclo-ligase produces MSALVPTSTWQQKRALRRELRAARRAITGGAARSAARCMTRRMQRLGAWQRARVVALFMASDGEIDTRPLRQAAWAAGKTVCLPVIRPQTGQGGRRALLERGELVFRVLQPRTPLRPGPLGIPEPIRGASAAIPLNRVDLLVMPLVGFDPAGHRLGMGAGFYDRTLAGRGRFRSPWRVGVAHAVQQVAALPVDPWDQPLQACVTDRKIWTW; encoded by the coding sequence ATGAGCGCTCTGGTCCCCACGTCCACCTGGCAGCAAAAGCGTGCCCTGCGTCGCGAGCTGCGGGCGGCGCGCCGGGCGATCACCGGCGGGGCCGCCCGATCAGCGGCTCGGTGCATGACCCGACGAATGCAGCGCCTGGGCGCCTGGCAGCGCGCCCGGGTGGTGGCGCTGTTCATGGCCAGTGACGGCGAAATCGATACCCGCCCTCTGCGTCAGGCGGCCTGGGCCGCCGGCAAGACGGTGTGCCTGCCGGTGATCCGACCACAAACGGGCCAGGGCGGCCGGCGGGCGCTGCTGGAGCGCGGTGAACTGGTGTTTCGGGTGCTTCAGCCCCGCACCCCCCTGCGGCCCGGACCGCTCGGCATCCCCGAACCGATTCGGGGCGCCAGCGCCGCCATCCCGCTGAATCGCGTCGATCTGCTGGTGATGCCCCTGGTGGGATTTGACCCCGCCGGCCATCGGCTGGGCATGGGCGCGGGGTTCTACGACCGCACCCTGGCCGGGCGCGGGCGCTTTCGAAGCCCCTGGCGGGTGGGCGTTGCCCACGCGGTCCAGCAGGTGGCCGCCCTGCCCGTCGACCCCTGGGACCAGCCGCTGCAGGCCTGCGTCACGGATCGAAAAATCTGGACGTGGTAA
- a CDS encoding EVE domain-containing protein, whose product MAYWLMKSEPDVYGIDHLAAEPDGREPWDGIRNYQVRNMFRDQFQPGDLAFFYHSNTKVPGIVGIMEVVSGAYPDHTAFDPNSGYYDPKSDPDNPRWLMVDVQYVRHTRRLIPLSELKADPALSDMALVRRGNRLSVMPVTDAQWAHILEMEKRHVE is encoded by the coding sequence ATGGCCTATTGGCTAATGAAGTCCGAACCGGACGTCTACGGCATTGATCATCTGGCCGCCGAACCGGATGGGCGCGAGCCTTGGGACGGCATCCGCAATTATCAGGTGCGGAACATGTTCCGGGACCAGTTCCAGCCCGGCGATCTGGCGTTCTTTTATCACTCCAACACCAAGGTGCCGGGCATCGTTGGCATCATGGAAGTGGTGAGTGGCGCCTACCCCGATCACACCGCCTTCGACCCCAACAGCGGCTACTACGATCCCAAGAGCGATCCGGACAATCCCCGCTGGCTGATGGTGGATGTGCAGTATGTCCGCCACACCCGGCGGCTGATCCCGCTCAGTGAACTCAAAGCCGACCCGGCGCTGTCTGACATGGCACTGGTGCGGCGCGGCAACCGGTTATCCGTCATGCCGGTGACCGACGCGCAATGGGCGCACATCCTGGAAATGGAGAAACGCCATGTCGAATAA
- a CDS encoding glucosaminidase domain-containing protein: MSNNTATPGNHPARSALLDALPLSLLVGLLALWWLGWPGLANSDGEHPPLKPVSVETSEGLDSLFMELDYAWPADRVPAIAVRGFPADLADIQPEDRKRLFFKALLPMVLAENARIAEQQAQLMQALGQDLTEQRRRNIINRLAAAYGVEGAPRDPNTIAELQRRVQPVPVELVLAQAAQESGWGTSRFAQEGHNLFGQWTWSAEAGLRPARRDEGARHFVRAFDSPRDSVRAYMHNLNTHRAYAHFRTLRARAVQNNRPMTPSTMTAGLRQYSERGWDYVREVRGLIESEALQRAVARAELEPLREPRRSALAAY, encoded by the coding sequence ATGTCGAATAACACCGCGACGCCGGGGAATCACCCGGCCCGATCGGCGCTGCTGGATGCGCTGCCCCTGTCACTGCTGGTGGGATTGCTGGCGCTTTGGTGGCTGGGCTGGCCGGGTCTGGCCAACAGTGATGGCGAGCATCCACCGCTGAAACCCGTGTCCGTGGAAACCAGCGAGGGGCTGGATAGCCTGTTCATGGAGCTGGACTACGCCTGGCCCGCCGACCGGGTGCCGGCCATTGCCGTGCGCGGGTTCCCGGCGGACCTGGCGGACATCCAGCCGGAGGATCGCAAGCGGCTTTTCTTCAAGGCACTGCTCCCCATGGTGCTGGCGGAAAACGCCCGCATCGCCGAGCAGCAGGCCCAGCTGATGCAGGCGCTGGGTCAGGATCTCACCGAACAGCGGCGCCGCAACATCATCAACCGTCTGGCGGCGGCCTATGGGGTGGAGGGCGCTCCGCGGGATCCGAACACCATCGCCGAGCTGCAGCGCCGCGTCCAGCCCGTGCCAGTGGAGCTGGTGCTGGCCCAGGCGGCTCAGGAGAGTGGTTGGGGCACCTCGAGGTTTGCCCAGGAGGGGCATAACCTGTTTGGCCAGTGGACCTGGAGCGCAGAGGCGGGTCTGCGGCCCGCCCGACGCGATGAAGGGGCCCGGCATTTTGTGCGGGCTTTCGACTCGCCCCGGGATTCGGTGCGGGCCTACATGCACAACCTCAACACCCATCGCGCCTACGCCCACTTCCGCACCCTGCGGGCGCGGGCCGTGCAGAATAACCGGCCGATGACCCCCAGCACCATGACCGCCGGCCTGCGTCAGTATTCGGAGCGGGGCTGGGATTATGTCCGCGAAGTGCGGGGGCTGATCGAGAGCGAGGCGCTGCAGCGGGCGGTGGCCCGGGCCGAGCTTGAGCCGCTTCGCGAACCCCGCCGGTCAGCCCTGGCCGCGTACTGA
- the argA gene encoding amino-acid N-acetyltransferase, whose protein sequence is MDESLSRLVDWFRHSTPYIHAHRGRTFVVSFGGEALTDDSDAAAGLIHDLALLSGLGVRLVVVPGARPQVEQRLTAQGARLEDSAGRRVTDAAAMACVRDAVGSVRLELEALFSMGLANSPMAGLRLQVASGNFVTARPLGIRDGVDYQHTGEVRRIDAGAIRARLDDGALVVVSPLGVSPTGEPFNLYAEDVAVAVAQALQADKLIVLHEGDELRDRHHHRLGELTLEQALECLSPNSALDADRGQTPTPDRGQTQSPLAPQLQRAVEACRGGVPRVHLLPRRVDGALLGELFTRDGVGTLVTPRPFEQLRTARVDDIGGILALTAPLERDGTLVARTRERLETEIGDYTVMEREGTVVACAALHPLPDSDLAELACLVVHPDYQNGHRGTRLLASLEQKARAAGCDRLCVLTTRTAHWFQEHGFQPAKVDQLPVARQAFYNLARGSRVLVKDLPGSVRGQG, encoded by the coding sequence ATGGACGAGTCCCTGAGCCGCCTGGTGGACTGGTTCCGCCACAGCACCCCGTACATTCATGCTCACCGGGGCCGCACCTTCGTGGTCAGCTTCGGCGGCGAAGCCCTCACCGACGACAGCGATGCCGCCGCCGGACTGATCCACGATCTGGCACTGCTCAGCGGACTGGGCGTGCGACTGGTGGTGGTCCCCGGCGCCCGGCCCCAGGTGGAGCAGCGCCTCACCGCCCAGGGCGCCCGTCTCGAAGACAGCGCCGGCCGCCGGGTCACCGACGCCGCCGCCATGGCCTGCGTGCGGGACGCGGTGGGCAGCGTCCGCCTGGAACTGGAAGCCCTGTTCTCCATGGGGCTCGCGAATTCGCCGATGGCCGGTCTGCGCCTGCAGGTTGCCTCCGGCAACTTCGTCACCGCCCGTCCCCTGGGGATTCGGGATGGCGTTGACTACCAGCACACCGGCGAAGTGCGGCGCATCGACGCCGGCGCCATCCGCGCCCGGCTGGATGACGGCGCCCTGGTGGTGGTGAGCCCGCTGGGCGTCTCCCCCACCGGCGAGCCCTTCAACCTCTACGCCGAGGACGTGGCCGTCGCCGTCGCCCAGGCCCTGCAGGCCGACAAACTCATCGTCCTTCACGAAGGCGACGAATTACGGGACAGACACCATCATCGCCTCGGCGAACTCACCCTCGAACAGGCCCTTGAGTGTCTGTCCCCTAACTCGGCCCTCGACGCCGATAGAGGACAGACACCCACCCCGGATAGAGGACAGACACAATCCCCCTTGGCCCCGCAGCTCCAGCGGGCGGTGGAGGCCTGCCGGGGCGGGGTGCCGCGGGTGCATCTGCTGCCGCGGCGGGTGGATGGCGCGCTGCTGGGGGAGCTGTTCACGCGGGACGGAGTGGGCACTCTGGTGACGCCGCGGCCCTTTGAGCAGCTGCGCACCGCCCGGGTGGACGACATCGGCGGCATCCTCGCTCTCACCGCACCGCTGGAGCGGGACGGCACCCTGGTGGCCCGCACCCGGGAGCGGCTGGAAACCGAAATCGGCGATTACACCGTGATGGAAAGGGAGGGGACCGTGGTGGCCTGCGCCGCGCTCCACCCGCTGCCGGACAGCGACCTGGCGGAGCTGGCCTGCCTGGTGGTCCACCCCGACTACCAGAACGGCCACCGCGGCACCCGCCTGCTGGCGAGTCTGGAGCAGAAGGCCCGAGCGGCGGGGTGCGATCGGCTTTGCGTGCTCACCACACGCACCGCCCACTGGTTCCAGGAGCACGGCTTCCAGCCGGCTAAAGTTGACCAGCTGCCGGTGGCCCGCCAGGCTTTCTACAATCTGGCCCGGGGCTCCCGGGTCCTGGTCAAGGACCTGCCTGGGTCAGTACGCGGCCAGGGCTGA
- a CDS encoding TIGR04211 family SH3 domain-containing protein — protein MQRVAGAASAIMVLVLSGFLSVPYLGIGSAMAQTTAYVSDELEITLRSGEGNQFRIVRMLPSGAEVEVLARGDGWTQVRAGGDTGWVLSRHLQPEPAARTRLDEALDSAERLRTDNRQLSRQLDEAREALETLSARNDMLEEENLRMQQRLEEAGEGLRLADQNQDLRKQVVDLEREVQDLARENRRIGERDRQEWFLAGAGVIAMGMLIGILVTRIRWRRRDSWSNL, from the coding sequence GTGCAGCGAGTGGCGGGCGCGGCAAGCGCGATCATGGTGTTGGTGCTGAGCGGGTTTTTGTCTGTCCCCTACCTCGGGATCGGCTCAGCCATGGCGCAGACCACCGCCTATGTCAGCGACGAGCTGGAGATCACGCTGCGCAGTGGTGAGGGCAACCAGTTCCGGATCGTGCGCATGTTGCCAAGCGGCGCCGAGGTGGAAGTACTGGCGCGGGGCGATGGCTGGACCCAGGTCAGGGCCGGCGGTGATACCGGCTGGGTGCTGAGCCGCCACCTGCAGCCCGAGCCGGCAGCCCGCACCCGCCTGGATGAAGCCCTGGACAGCGCCGAGCGGTTGCGGACCGACAACCGGCAGTTGAGCCGTCAGCTGGACGAGGCCCGCGAAGCGCTGGAAACCCTCAGCGCCCGCAACGACATGCTCGAGGAAGAAAACCTCCGCATGCAGCAGCGCCTGGAAGAAGCCGGCGAGGGCCTGCGGCTGGCCGACCAGAACCAGGACCTGCGCAAACAGGTGGTGGACCTGGAGCGCGAGGTGCAGGATCTCGCCCGCGAGAACCGGCGCATCGGCGAGCGTGACCGGCAGGAGTGGTTTCTGGCCGGCGCCGGCGTCATCGCCATGGGCATGCTGATCGGCATTCTGGTCACCCGCATCCGCTGGCGCCGGCGCGACAGCTGGAGCAACCTCTGA
- the lgt gene encoding prolipoprotein diacylglyceryl transferase — protein sequence MLRYPDIDPVAISLGPLDIYWYGLMYAVGFGLAWWLGRLRARRPDAPIRPGQMDDLLLFGAVGVIVGGRIGYALFYAGDQVLADPLSLLRVWEGGMAFHGGLIGVIVVLWLYARYHRIRPLALGDFVAPLIPPGLAAGRLGNFINGELWGAPTTLPWGMVYPPLGPDPRHPSQLYQMALEGIALFVLLWWFSRRPRPAGAVTGLFLVGYGSARFVVEFVRLPDAHIGYLAGGWFTMGQALSLPMILAGALIMTWALRSRSSSSTSH from the coding sequence ATGTTGCGTTATCCGGACATTGATCCTGTCGCCATCTCCCTCGGGCCACTGGATATTTACTGGTACGGCCTGATGTATGCGGTGGGGTTCGGGCTGGCCTGGTGGCTGGGGCGCCTGCGGGCGCGGCGGCCGGATGCGCCGATTCGGCCGGGGCAGATGGATGACCTGCTGCTGTTCGGGGCGGTGGGCGTGATTGTGGGCGGCCGCATCGGCTACGCGCTTTTCTATGCCGGCGATCAGGTGCTGGCGGATCCGCTGTCGCTGCTGCGGGTCTGGGAAGGCGGCATGGCGTTCCACGGCGGGTTGATCGGCGTGATCGTGGTGCTGTGGTTGTATGCCCGTTATCACCGCATCCGCCCCCTCGCCCTGGGGGACTTCGTGGCGCCGCTGATTCCCCCGGGGCTGGCGGCGGGGCGGCTGGGCAATTTCATTAACGGCGAGCTCTGGGGCGCGCCCACCACGCTGCCCTGGGGCATGGTCTATCCGCCGCTGGGTCCCGACCCACGGCATCCCTCGCAGCTCTATCAAATGGCGCTGGAAGGGATCGCGCTGTTCGTTCTGCTGTGGTGGTTCTCGCGCCGGCCGCGGCCCGCCGGGGCCGTGACCGGGCTGTTCCTGGTGGGATATGGTTCCGCGCGCTTCGTGGTGGAGTTCGTCCGCCTGCCGGATGCACACATCGGTTATCTGGCCGGCGGATGGTTCACGATGGGACAGGCACTTTCCCTGCCCATGATCCTCGCCGGCGCGCTGATCATGACCTGGGCGCTGCGGAGCCGTTCGTCTTCGTCGACTTCTCATTAA
- a CDS encoding thymidylate synthase codes for MHQYLDLLRYVRRNGVRKADRTGTGTLSTFGWQMRYDLADGFPVVTTKKLHLRSIIHELLWFLAGDSNIRYLQDNGVSIWDEWADENGDLGPIYGVQWRSWPTPGGEGIDQIAQVVEQIRTHPDSRRHIVTAWNPAEVDRMGLPPCHVLFQFYVAEGRLSCQLYQRSADIFLGVPFNIASYALLTHMVAQVTGLEPGEFVHTLGDAHLYLNHLEQADTQLAREPMPLPRLWLNPAVDDLFAFRFDDIRLEDYQSHPRISAPVAV; via the coding sequence ATGCATCAGTACCTGGATCTTCTGCGTTACGTCCGACGTAACGGGGTTCGCAAAGCCGATCGAACCGGCACCGGCACGCTGTCCACCTTTGGCTGGCAGATGCGCTATGACCTGGCCGATGGCTTTCCGGTGGTCACCACCAAGAAGCTGCACCTGCGCTCGATCATTCACGAGCTGCTCTGGTTTCTGGCGGGCGACAGCAACATCCGCTATCTGCAGGACAACGGCGTGTCCATCTGGGACGAGTGGGCGGACGAAAACGGAGACCTGGGCCCGATTTACGGCGTCCAGTGGCGCTCCTGGCCGACGCCCGGCGGCGAAGGCATCGACCAGATCGCCCAGGTGGTGGAGCAGATCCGAACCCACCCGGACTCGCGCCGGCACATCGTCACCGCCTGGAACCCGGCGGAGGTGGACCGCATGGGGCTGCCGCCCTGTCACGTGCTGTTCCAGTTTTATGTGGCGGAGGGGCGTCTGTCCTGTCAGCTCTATCAGCGCAGCGCCGATATTTTTCTGGGCGTGCCGTTCAACATCGCCTCTTACGCGCTGCTTACCCACATGGTGGCCCAGGTCACCGGCCTCGAGCCGGGGGAGTTCGTCCACACCCTGGGGGACGCGCACCTGTACCTGAATCACCTGGAGCAGGCGGACACCCAGCTGGCCCGTGAGCCGATGCCCCTGCCCCGGCTGTGGCTCAACCCGGCGGTGGACGACCTGTTCGCCTTCCGCTTTGACGACATCCGCCTGGAGGACTACCAGTCCCACCCACGCATCAGCGCCCCCGTGGCGGTGTAA
- a CDS encoding dihydrofolate reductase gives MGDRHKARVTLVVAMSENRVIGRDNDLPWRLPDDMRHFVALTRGKPIVMGRRNYESIGRPLPKRHNIVMTRDRSWHAEGCEVVHDAEAALAAAGEVPEVMIIGGAEIYAAFLPLADRIELTRVLARIDGDTVFPPFEGPAWRCTQTTHHPTDADHAYPMDFETWERQPEATDAES, from the coding sequence ATGGGGGACAGACACAAAGCCCGGGTGACGCTGGTGGTGGCCATGTCGGAGAATCGGGTGATCGGGCGGGACAATGACCTGCCCTGGCGATTGCCCGATGACATGCGCCATTTCGTGGCGCTCACCCGGGGCAAGCCGATTGTGATGGGCCGGCGCAATTACGAGTCCATCGGCCGGCCGCTGCCGAAGCGGCACAACATTGTCATGACCCGGGACCGGAGCTGGCACGCCGAGGGCTGTGAGGTGGTGCATGATGCCGAGGCCGCACTGGCGGCGGCGGGCGAGGTGCCGGAGGTGATGATTATCGGCGGCGCCGAGATTTATGCGGCGTTCCTGCCGCTGGCGGATCGCATCGAGCTCACCCGGGTGCTGGCCCGGATCGACGGCGACACCGTGTTTCCGCCCTTCGAGGGGCCCGCCTGGCGCTGCACGCAGACCACTCATCACCCGACGGACGCGGATCACGCCTATCCCATGGATTTCGAGACCTGGGAGCGGCAGCCCGAGGCCACCGACGCCGAGTCCTAG
- the rho gene encoding transcription termination factor Rho has translation MNLTELKNKPAAELVDLAQSLGIENMARSRKQDVIFALLKAHAKKGEDIWGDGVLEILQDGFGFLRSATSSYMAGPDDIYVSPSQIRRFSLRTGDTISGKIRPPKESERYFALLKVDEINYEKPEAAKHKVLFENLTPLFPKERLPLERGNGSTEDLTARVIDLSAPIGKGQRALIVSPPKAGKTMLLQNIAQSITANNPESYVIVLLIDERPEEVTEMERTVRGEVVSSTFDEPANRHVQVAEMVIEKAKRLVEHKRDVVIMLDSITRLARAYNTVVPSSGKVLTGGVDANALHRPKRFFGAARNIEEGGSLTIIATSLIETGSRMDDVIYEEFKGTGNMEVHLDRRIAEKRIYPAININRSGTRREELLMTPDELQKVWILRKLLHPMDELAAIEFLLDKLKDTKTNTEFFQAMKR, from the coding sequence ATGAATCTCACCGAACTCAAGAATAAACCCGCGGCCGAACTGGTCGACCTGGCCCAGTCCCTGGGCATCGAGAACATGGCGCGGTCGCGCAAACAGGACGTCATCTTTGCGCTGCTGAAGGCCCACGCCAAGAAAGGCGAGGACATCTGGGGCGACGGCGTGCTCGAAATCCTGCAGGACGGATTCGGCTTCCTGCGCTCGGCCACCAGCTCTTACATGGCCGGCCCCGATGACATCTATGTCTCGCCGAGCCAGATCCGACGCTTCAGCCTGCGCACCGGCGACACCATCTCGGGCAAGATCCGGCCGCCGAAGGAGAGCGAGCGCTACTTTGCGCTGCTCAAGGTCGATGAGATCAATTACGAAAAGCCCGAGGCGGCCAAGCACAAGGTCCTGTTCGAAAACCTCACGCCGCTGTTCCCCAAGGAGCGGCTGCCTCTGGAACGGGGCAATGGTTCCACCGAGGACCTCACCGCCCGGGTCATCGACCTGAGTGCCCCCATTGGCAAGGGCCAGCGTGCCCTGATCGTCTCGCCGCCCAAGGCCGGCAAGACCATGCTGCTGCAGAACATCGCGCAGTCCATCACCGCCAACAACCCCGAGTCCTACGTCATCGTGCTGCTGATCGACGAGCGCCCTGAAGAGGTGACGGAGATGGAGCGCACGGTGCGCGGCGAGGTGGTGTCCTCAACCTTTGATGAGCCCGCCAATCGCCACGTGCAGGTGGCGGAGATGGTCATCGAAAAAGCCAAGCGGCTGGTGGAGCACAAGCGCGACGTGGTGATCATGCTTGACTCCATCACCCGTCTGGCGCGGGCCTACAACACCGTGGTGCCGAGCTCCGGCAAGGTGCTCACCGGCGGTGTCGACGCCAACGCCCTGCATCGTCCCAAGCGCTTCTTCGGTGCCGCTCGCAACATCGAGGAAGGTGGCAGCCTCACCATCATCGCCACCTCGCTGATCGAGACCGGTTCGCGCATGGATGACGTGATTTACGAGGAGTTCAAGGGCACCGGCAACATGGAGGTCCATCTGGACCGCCGCATCGCCGAAAAGCGGATCTATCCCGCCATCAACATCAACCGCTCCGGCACCCGTCGTGAAGAGTTGCTGATGACGCCGGACGAGCTACAGAAGGTCTGGATTCTGCGCAAGCTGCTGCATCCCATGGACGAACTGGCGGCCATCGAATTCCTGCTGGACAAGCTCAAGGACACCAAGACCAACACCGAGTTCTTCCAGGCCATGAAGCGCTAG
- the trxA gene encoding thioredoxin TrxA produces MTDNIVHVSDADFESEVINAEQPVLVDYWAEWCGPCKMISPILEEVAGQYDGQLKIAKLNIDENPETPPKYGIRGIPTLMLFKNGSVEATKVGALSKAQLSAFIDSNL; encoded by the coding sequence GTGACCGACAACATCGTCCACGTCTCCGATGCCGATTTTGAATCCGAAGTTATCAATGCCGAGCAACCCGTGCTGGTGGACTACTGGGCCGAATGGTGCGGTCCCTGCAAGATGATTTCTCCGATCCTCGAGGAAGTCGCCGGTCAGTACGACGGCCAGCTCAAGATCGCCAAGCTCAACATTGACGAGAACCCCGAGACGCCGCCCAAGTACGGCATCCGCGGGATTCCGACATTGATGCTGTTCAAGAACGGCAGCGTCGAGGCCACCAAGGTCGGCGCGCTCTCCAAGGCCCAGCTGTCCGCCTTTATCGACAGCAACCTCTAA